The Cucumis melo cultivar AY chromosome 6, USDA_Cmelo_AY_1.0, whole genome shotgun sequence genome includes a region encoding these proteins:
- the LOC103500127 gene encoding glycosyltransferase BC10 translates to MGFEQKQSQKSHNLHFQLKHVFHFLFFLVGFSLGIILCLYSKSSFFLTNPTPNSSSSFSAPPPSSLFETVSPPPPLPLPDDQPQSPSRPLLVLTIPRSNGTSSSNSSKVVVSLEEHKSLVHNMSDEELFWRASMVPRIVEGNYKTVPKKVAFMFLTAGPLPLATLWEKFFEGHNGLYSIYVHSHPSYVDEIPQTSVFYGRRIPSQAVYWGTASMIDAERRLLANALLDLSNQRFVLLSDTCIPLFNFNTIYNHLMTSNLSFISSFYDPRKSCGGRYNPQMSPEINITNWRKGSQWFEVHRELALRIVSDTKYYPIFKKYCLPPCYMDEHYIPTLVHLLQPELNSNRSITWVDWSRGGPHPSKFGWNDIGDEFLNKIRFESTCDNENYQNYSTSSICFLFARKFLPNTLEPLLRVTPLLLGIDP, encoded by the exons ATGGGGTTTGAGCAAAAGCAATCCCAAAAATCCCACAATCTCCATTTTCAACTCAAACATGTCTTccatttcctcttctttcttgTTGGATTTTCCCTTGGAATCATCCTTTGCTTATACTCCAAAAGCAGCTTCTTTCTCACTAATCCAAcccctaattcttcttcttccttctccgCTCCCCCACCATCGTCTTTGTTTGAAACCGTTAGCCCTCCACCACCGCTACCATTGCCTGACGATCAGCCTCAATCTCCGTCTCGTCCTCTTCTAGTTTTAACGATCCCAAGAAGTAATGGGACCTCCTCCTCCAATTCTTCAAAGGTTGTTGTTTCCCTTGAAGAACACAAGTCATTGgttcataacatgagtgatgaGGAGCTGTTTTGGAGAGCCAGCATGGTTCCAAGGATTGTGGAGGGTAATTACAAGACAGTCCCAAAAAAGGTGGCTTTCATGTTTTTGACAGCTGGACCTTTGCCATTGGCAACTCTTTGGGAAAAGTTTTTTGAAGGCCACAATGGGTTATACTCCATTTATGTTCATTCACATCCTTCATATGTTGATGAAATCCCTCAAACTTCTGTTTTCTATGGTAGAAGGATCCCTAGTCAG GCCGTGTATTGGGGGACAGCAAGCATGATTGATGCTGAAAGACGCCTTCTAGCAAATGCTCTTTTAGACTTATCAAACCAAAGATTTGTTCTTCTCTCAGACACTTGCATCCCATTGTTCAACTTCAACACCATTTACAATCATCTCATGACATCAAACCTAAGCTTTATCAGCTCGTTCTATGACCCAAGAAAGTCTTGTGGAGGCCGTTACAACCCCCAAATGTCGCCAGAGATAAACATCACCAATTGGCGAAAGGGTTCCCAATGGTTCGAGGTACATCGAGAGCTTGCTCTTCGCATTGTCTCGGACACAAAGTACTATCCAATATTTAAGAAGTATTGCCTCCCACCTTGCTATATGGATGAGCATTACATACCAACTTTGGTGCATTTGTTGCAGCCTGAACTAAATTCTAATAGGAGCATCACTTGGGTTGATTGGTCTAGGGGAGGCCCTCATCCAAGTAAGTTTGGATGGAATGATATTGGTGATGAGTTCTTGAATAAGATAAGGTTTGAATCGACATGTGATAATGAGAATTATCAAAACTATTCAACTTCTtccatttgttttctttttgctaGAAAATTTTTGCCAAATACTTTGGAGCCTTTGTTGAGAGTCACTCCTCTATTGCTTGGTATTGATCCATAG
- the LOC103500128 gene encoding plastidic glucose transporter 4 yields MQASALVKSGVSCSSGFQNRRVLGESGRRLALRSLRMTKRSGCCGLSFGSETMETEMRRIRHGFDGISRSSAKYKSLKIHAHDEDMEGVVPAKPTGKSSGTVLPFVGVACLGAILFGYHLGVVNGALEYLSKDLGILENTVVQGWIVSTLLIGATIGSFVGGTLADKFGRTRSFQLDAIPLAVGAILCATAQSVQTMIIGRLLTGLGIGISSAIVPLYISEISPTEIRGTLGSVNQLFICVGILTALVAGLPLVGNPAWWRTMFGISMVPSILLAVGMAISPESPRWLYQQGKLPEAERAIKTLYGKERVAEVIQDFTAASQGSVEPEAGWPDLFSSRYWKVVSIGAALFLFQQLSGINAVVYYSTSVFRSAGVASDIAASALVAAANVFGTTIASSLMDRQGRKSLLTISFCGMAASMWLLSLTFSWSALAPYSGTLAVLGTVLYVLSFSLGAGPVPGLLLPEIFASRIRAKAVALSLGTHWISNFFIGLYFLSFVNKFGISTVYFGFGFVCLLAVLYVARNIVETKGRSLEEIEQILSATA; encoded by the exons ATGCAAGCTTCGGCGTTGGTCAAAAGTGGGGTAAGTTGTTCTTCTGGGTTTCAAAACCGAAGGGTTTTAGGGGAATCTGGAAGGCGTTTGGCTTTGAGAAGCCTTCGAATGACTAAAAGAAGTGGTTGCTGTGGTTTAAGCTTCGGCTCTGAAACCATGGAAACTGAGATGAGACGTATTCGACATGGATTTGATGGCATTTCTCGTTCTTCTGCTAAATATAAGTCACTCAAGATCCACGCTCATG ATGAGGATATGGAGGGTGTTGTACCTGCCAAGCCTACTGGCAAATCTTCTGGAACTGTTCTGCCATTTGTTGGTGTTGCTTGTTTAGGAGCCATTTTATTTGGTTACCATCTCGG GGTGGTAAATGGTGCCCTTGAGTACCTCTCAAAGGATCTTGGAATTTTGGAAAATACTGTTGTACAAG GATGGATTGTCAGTACACTTCTTATTGGTGCCACAATTGGATCTTTTGTTGGCGGAACATTGGCTGACAAGTTTGGCAGAACTAGGAGTTTTCAGTTGGATGCAATCCCACTTGCAGTAGGAGCAATTTTATG TGCTACTGCCCAGAGTGTGCAAACTATGATAATTGGTCGCCTACTCACAGGCCTTGGGATTGGTATATCATCAGCTATTGTCCCACTTTACATATCTGAG atcTCTCCCACTGAAATTCGTGGAACACTGGGATCTGTGAATCAACTTTTTATATGTGTTGGAATCCTTACAGCATTGGTAGCTGGATTACCTTTGGTAGGAAACCCTGCTTG GTGGAGGACGATGTTTGGTATTTCTATGGTTCCATCCATTTTATTGGCAGTTGGGATGGCAATATCTCCAGAAAGTCCACGTTGGCTTTATCAG CAAGGAAAACTTCCAGAGGCTGAGAGAGCTATTAAAACACTCTATGGAAAAGAGAGAGTAGCAGAAGTTATTCAAGACTTCACAGCGGCAAGTCAAGGTTCTGTAGAACCTGAAGCAGGGTGGCCTGATTTGTTTAGTAGCCGCTATTGGAAGG TTGTTAGCATTGGTGCTGCACTTTTCTTGTTCCAGCAGTTATCTGGGATTAATGCTGTGGTATATTACTCGACTTCAGTATTTCGTAGTGCTGGAGTTGCTTCTGACATTGCAGCTAGTGCTCTTGTTGCAGCGGCAAATGTCTTTG GTACAACTATCGCATCGTCTTTGATGGACCGCCAGGGTCGGAAAAGTCTTTTGACCATTAGCTTTTGTGGAATG GCTGCATCTATGTGGCTGCTCTCTCTTACCTTCAGTTGGAGTGCGTTGGCTCCCTATTCCGGCACGCTAGCGGTCCTTGGGACTGTGCT CTACGTATTATCATTCTCACTTGGGGCAGGTCCAGTCCCTGGTCTTCTTTTACCAGAAATATTTGCTTCGAGAATCAGGGCGAAAGCTGTTGCTTTATCTTTAGGAACTCATTGG ATCTCAAACTTCTTCATCGGCCTCTATTTCCTGAGCTTTGTAAACAAGTTTGGAATCAGTACAGTGTACTTCGGATTTGGCTTCGTCTGTTTGCTTGCTGTGTTGTATGTAGCTCGTAATATTGTTGAGACGAAGGGGCGGTCGCTGGAGGAAATAGAGCAAATTCTTAGTGCCACAGCTTGA